A section of the Zygosaccharomyces rouxii strain CBS732 chromosome B complete sequence genome encodes:
- a CDS encoding uncharacterized protein (conserved hypothetical protein): MSRRLELGLVSHIDDIDRLTFLSDVNIEPFDDTSNTSSSRHGNSINALGRIVESFEKDHVLITKCIAMNKRAWEIDLYAEDVAGFPILDVPIKCDVISELVQLLRSDKSSDDSCLNVIKSLQRIIETSSIGSPRSNQSDSTAETRDPSGTPSRIERHFRRLSIDPYWFSNAFGPSKQHRPPLFSTKSTRSTPDWHGEEEPAQRENYTKFPHYKQLITTLYQELCRRDGYNQQNDPLFAQVSDTICQFILQDCKTLLAGYIERKLMS, translated from the coding sequence ATGTCACGACGGTTAGAATTAGGTTTGGTTTCCCATATTGACGATATCGACAGGTTGACCTTTCTTTCCGATGTAAATATTGAACCTTTCGATGACACTAGCAATACGTCATCCAGCAGGCACGGAAACAGTATCAATGCGTTGGGAAGAATTGTggaaagttttgaaaaggacCATGTATTGATTACTAAATGCATTGCGATGAATAAAAGAGCATGGGAAATTGATTTGTATGCTGAGGATGTCGCCGGTTTCCCTATACTAGACGTACCAATTAAATGCGATGTTATTTCAGAACTGGTACAGCTGCTGAGGTCTGATAAATCGTCTGACGACAGTTGTCTCAATGTCATAAAGTCCTTGCAAAGAATCATAGAGACATCTAGTATTGGAAGCCCGCGATCGAATCAATCTGATAGTACTGCAGAAACTAGAGACCCGTCGGGGACTCCGAGCAGGATAGAGAGGCATTTTAGAAGGCTCAGTATCGATCCGTACTGGTTTAGTAACGCTTTTGGTCCATCTAAACAGCATAGACCACCACtattttcaacaaagaGCACTAGATCTACACCAGACTGGCATGGAGAAGAGGAACCTGCACAGAGGGAGAACTATACGAAATTTCCTCACTATAAACAGCTAATTACAACGCTGTACCAGGAATTGTGCCGACGGGATGGATACAATCAACAGAATGATCCTTTGTTTGCACAGGTATCCGATACTATTTGCCAGTTCATCCTTCAGGACTGCAAGACGTTGCTAGCTGGCTATATTGAACGTAAACTAATGTCATAA
- a CDS encoding uncharacterized protein (similar to gnl|GLV|KLLA0E20999g Kluyveromyces lactis KLLA0E20999g and some similarites with YBL086C uniprot|P38177 Saccharomyces cerevisiae YBL086C Protein of unknown function green fluorescent protein (GFP)-fusion protein localizes to the cell periphery) has protein sequence MPLLSSKNKSQRPKFLLYLKIDELINIPQSSGYCYVKWNLKDGTGTSNHRLRSSGEDENNMIGHQNHGVTPRVAVEHHRVRWNYQLKKPIEVKLQVDKTRNLEAKRLVLDIYFELLENGNESNNDGSAQKTKRTSLDIPNAVKSPNNVYSPKVSNRSQLGSVILNIAEYVREDEQPITNRFLLKKSKVNSIINLTLQMKLTRGSYDDFLISKASSSQPAGGVRLGIDDILDDASEKSSPASSTFQGSTSGGGSPRSNHHTRSLRSSLRFGSGNHTNNSNGGSGNKAQSYMGMGSPSSPGNTTSSSMNPLVEHLYQKTFQLPWDPRPGEFTPKECVEDILQGGNGWARNEKGINLIDIQALKLIEMEVEYQDNQRYGANEKMNATKRMELNTSADEYNSMDKREFLEKMHSWSHTSQNQKRMINNENSRGNALTEGGAGQSEPINADRIRDARTWTINSILA, from the coding sequence ATGCCTTTGTTAAGCAGTAAGAACAAGTCACAGAGGCCCAAGTTTCTTCTATATCTAAagattgatgaattaattAATATACCCCAGTCATCTGGGTACTGTTATGTGAAGTGGAATCTAAAGGATGGTACAGGTACTTCCAACCATAGGTTGAGAAGtagtggtgaagatgagaataaCATGATAGGACACCAGAACCACGGAGTGACACCTAGAGTTGCCGTGGAGCACCATAGGGTTCGATGGAATTATCAGTTGAAGAAACCAATCGAAGTGAAGTTGCAAGTGGATAAGACTAGAAATTTAGAGGCTAAAAGATTAGTATTGGACATATATTTCGAGCTTTTAGAGAATGGCAATGAGAGTAACAATGACGGTTCAGCCCAAAAGACTAAGAGAACAAGCCTTGACATTCCCAACGCTGTAAAGAGTCCCAACAACGTATATTCACCAAAAGTATCGAACAGATCACAGTTAGGTAGTGTGATTCTTAACATTGCAGAATATGTCAGGGAGGATGAACAGCCGATTACCAATAGATTtctattgaagaaatcgaaAGTTAATTCTATTATCAATTTGACGcttcaaatgaaattgacGAGAGGTTCCTATGACGATTTTCTTATTTCAAAGGCTTCAAGTAGTCAACCAGCCGGAGGAGTTCGCTTGGGgattgatgatattttagATGATGCTTCAGAAAAATCTAGCCCAGCTTCATCAACCTTCCAAGGTTCTACGAGTGGCGGCGGTTCGCCGCGTTCTAACCATCATACTCGCTCATTACGGAGTTCCTTACGTTTTGGTAGTGGAAATCATACTAATAATTCCAATGGCGGCTCTGGTAATAAGGCTCAATCATATATGGGGATGGGTTCGCCTTCATCTCCTGGTAATACAACATCCTCTTCAATGAATCCGCTTGTGGAAcatctttatcaaaaaACCTTTCAATTACCGTGGGATCCAAGGCCTGGTGAATTCACCCCCAAGGAATGCGTGGAAGATATTTTACAAGGCGGTAACGGTTGGGCAAGGAATGAAAAGGGTATAAACCTAATTGATATTCAAGCATTGAAACTAATTGAGATGGAAGTTGAATATCAGGATAATCAAAGATACGGTGCtaatgaaaaaatgaatgCTACGAAGAGAATGGAACTGAATACAAGCGCAGACGAATACAATTCAATGGATAAGagagaatttttggaaaaaatgcACAGTTGGAGTCACACATCACAAAATCAAAAGAGGATGATTAACAACGAGAATAGCAGAGGTAATGCACTCACTGAAGGTGGTGCGGGACAATCAGAACCTATTAACGCAGATCGCATTAGGGACGCTAGAACCTGGACAATCAATAGTATTCTTGCGTAA
- the SPR6 gene encoding Spr6p (weakly similar to uniprot|Q01684 Saccharomyces cerevisiae YER115C SPR6 sporulation-specific protein involved in sporulation), whose product MNFDLYSPLPYLALDFEFFPGGSDQHYPLQLNWPANLINQCYMPQLAVRRQPLPRVNYQKKTHILKFQQRQKKRKRPMGLDPIYISGCRLVRFGSLAGIRDARPTRCPLRGLTHGIFIKSSCRCPCQTFTLCPSPLVSLLRTDSLFVMCKSN is encoded by the coding sequence ATGAACTTTGACTTGTATTCACCGCTCCCGTATTTGGCCCTAGATTTCGAATTTTTCCCAGGTGGTAGCGATCAACACTATCCATTGCAGTTGAATTGGCCTGCAAACTTGATTAATCAATGTTATATGCCACAGCTAGCTGTTAGGAGACAACCTTTACCCAGGgtaaattatcaaaagaagacacacattttgaaattccaacAACGACAGAAAAAGCGTAAGAGGCCAATGGGGCTGGACCCCATCTATATTTCGGGATGTCGTCTGGTCCGATTTGGATCTCTTGCAGGTATAAGAGATGCTAGACCAACTAGGTGCCCTCTAAGAGGTTTAACACATGgtattttcattaaatcTAGTTGCCGTTGCCCCTGTCAGACTTTTACATTATGTCCAAGCCCACTGGTGAGCCTGCTAAGGACAGATTCCTTGTTTGTCATGTGTAAATCCAATTAA
- the SLX8 gene encoding SUMO-targeted ubiquitin ligase complex subunit SLX8 (some similarities with uniprot|P40072 Saccharomyces cerevisiae YER116C SLX8 Protein containing a RING finger domain that forms a complex with Hex3p mutant phenotypes and genetic interactions suggest a possible role in resolving recombination intermediates during DNA replication or repair): protein MNRLSSEEDTADEEPNKRRRLSRDSRSESESETDVSFEVVGERDACEDAPSEEVDLMRVLNEVDDETQEEGSRGKTTETIDLEDEAAEQQVKDVPREENEQENPPKPPANKAVREYHCPICFEPPDTAVMTPCGHIFCVACLFQMVNSSRTHRKSGNCALCRSEVKLKDIRLVVLRKLRVKKS from the coding sequence ATGAATAGATTATCGAGTGAGGAGGATACAGCTGATGAGGAGCCcaacaagagaagaagactTAGTAGAGATTCCCGTAGTGAAAGTGAAAGTGAGACAGATGTCTCATTTGAAGTGGTAGGTGAGAGAGACGCCTGTGAGGATGCCCCCAGTGAAGAAGTTGATTTAATGAGAGTACTTAAtgaagttgatgatgagacacaagaagaaggtagCAGGGGGAAAACAACAGAGACAATAGACTTGGAGGATGAAGCCGCTGAACAACAGGTGAAGGATGTGCCACGGGAAGAGAATGAGCAAGaaaatccaccaaaacCACCTGCAAATAAAGCCGTTAGAGAATATCACTGCCCCATTTGCTTTGAACCTCCTGATACTGCAGTTATGACACCTTGTGGTCACATCTTTTGCGTTGCTTGCCTTTTCCAGATGGTTAATAGTTCAAGGACACATCGTAAAAGTGGTAATTGTGCACTTTGCAGAAGTGAAGTTAAACTAAAGGATATCAGATTGGTAGTTCTCAGGAAACTCAGGGTTAAAAAGAGTTga
- a CDS encoding 60S ribosomal protein uL14 (highly similar to uniprot|P04451 Saccharomyces cerevisiae YER117W) — translation MSSGAQGTKFRISLGLPVGAVLNCADNTGARNLYVVAVKGSGTRLNRLPAASLGDMVMATVKKGKPELRKKIMPAIVVRQAKPWRRKDGVFLYFEDNAGVIANPKGEMKGSAITGPVGKECADLWPRVASNSGVVV, via the coding sequence ATGTCCAGCGGTGCTCAAGGTACAAAGTTCAGAATCTCTCTAGGTTTGCCAGTCGGCGCCGTCTTGAACTGTGCTGACAACACTGGTGCTAGAAACCTTTATGTTGTGGCTGTTAAAGGTTCTGGTACCCGTTTGAACAGATTGCCAGCTGCCTCCCTAGGTGACATGGTTATGGCAACCGTTAAGAAAGGTAAGCCagaattgagaaagaaaattatGCCAGCTATTGTGGTCCGTCAAGCTAAGCCATGGAGAAGAAAGGACGGTGTCTTCTTGTACTTCGAAGACAATGCCGGTGTTATCGCCAATCCAAAGGGTGAAATGAAAGGTTCTGCTATTACTGGTCCTGTTGGTAAAGAATGTGCTGATTTGTGGCCTCGTGTGGCTTCCAACTCAGGTGTTGTTGTTTAA